A stretch of the Pelodiscus sinensis isolate JC-2024 chromosome 8, ASM4963464v1, whole genome shotgun sequence genome encodes the following:
- the LOC102462446 gene encoding cytochrome P450 2H2-like, whose protein sequence is MEPLGATTLFLVICVSCLLFLSTWRKTPGSGKLPPGPVAFPLVGNMLQLREKSLPLHIEELSRTYGPMFTIYLGSERVVVLHGYEVVKEALINLGEEFSGRGRMPLFETATKGSGIAFANGEQWKQLRRFAVTTLRDFGMGKKSIEERIQEETHFLVERLRNTHGQPFDPSLLLAQVVSNVICSIVFGDRFDYEEENFVTLINLILENGKVQQDPWIVLYSFFPTLMDYIPGPHQRLFKIFEEIRRFVGERMNVHKVSLDPNCPRDFIDAFLIKIQEEQKNSDSVFTEESLVGSTINLFVAGTETSSTTLYFGLLVLLKFPEIQEKVHKEIDRVIGRRRSPSMADRSQMPYTDAVVHEIQRFLVLAPIGVPRAVTRDVHLRQYVIPKDTTIFPALKSVLYDNKEFPNPEQFNPGHFLDKNGAFKKSDYFMPFSAGKRICLGEGLARMELFLILTAILQNFTLKPVVEPKDIDITPVTSSVGNAPKPYELCVLYR, encoded by the exons ATGGAACCGCTGGGAGCAACCACTCTGTTCCTGGTCATTTGTGTctcttgccttctcttcctctccacGTGGAGAAAGACGCCTGGAAGTGGGAAGCTGCCGCCCGGGCCTGTTGCTTTCCCCCTCGTTGGGAACATGCTGCAGCTGAGAGAGAAGAGCTTGCCCCTGCATATAGAAGAG CTCAGTAGAACATACGGCCCGATGTTCACGATCTACTTGGGCTCCGAGCGGGTTGTTGTGCTGCATGGATATGAGGTTGTGAAGGAAGCTCTGATCAATCTCGGGGAAGAGTTCAGTGGAAGAGGAAGAATGCCGCTATTTGAGACAGCTACCAAGGGATCAG GTATCGCTTTCGCCAATGGGGAGCAGTGGAAACAGCTCCGGCGATTTGCCGTCACGACTCTGAGAGATTTTGGGATGGGGAAGAAAAGCATTGAGGAGCGGATCCAGGAGGAAACCCATTTTCTGGTGGAAAGACTCAGAAACACGCACG GGCAGCCCTttgaccccagcctcctcctcgcCCAGGTCGTCTCCAATGTCATCTGCTCCATCGTCTTCGGGGACCGGTTTGACTATGAAGAGGAGAACTTTGTTACTTTAATTAATCTCATATTGGAAAATGGCAAAGTCCAGCAGGATCCTTGGATAGTG CTGTATAGTTTTTTTCCGACCCTCATGGATTATATCCCTGGGCCTCACCAAAGGCTATTTAAAATTTTTGAGGAGATAAGAAGATTTGTTGGGGAGAGAATGAACGTGCATAAAGTGTCTCTGGATCCCAATTGTCCTCGGGACTTCATCGATGCTTTCCTCATCAAAATCCAAGAG GAGCAAAAGAATAGCGATTCGGTATTTACAGAAGAAAGTTTGGTAGGAAGCACAATCAACTTATTTGTTGCTGGAACAGAGACATCCAGCACCACTCTATACTTTGGACTCCTGGTTCTCCTCAAATTCCCAGAAATTCAAG AGAAAGTTCACAAAGAGATTGACCGTGTGATTGGCCGAAGACGAAGCCCCAGCATGGCGGATCGAAGCCAGATGCCCTACACAGATGCCGTGGTACATGAAATCCAGAGATTCCTTGTCCTTGCGCCTATAGGTGTCCCGCGTGCTGTGACTAGAGATGTTCATCTCAGGCAGTACGTGATTCCCAAG GACACCACGATATTCCCTGCACTGAAGTCAGTTCTGTATGACAACAAGGAATTTCCAAACCCAGAGCAATTCAACCCGGGACACTTCTTGGACAAAAATGGTGCCTTTAAGAAGAGTGATTACTTCATGCCCTTTTCTGCAG GGAAACGGATCTGCTTGGGAGAGGGCCTGGCTCGCATGGAGCTCTTTTTGATACTCACGGCGATTTTACAGAACTTCACCCTGAAACCCGTTGTTGAACCCAAAGATATTGATATTACTCCAGTAACGTCATCTGTGGGAAATGCACCAAAACCATATGAGCTCTGTGTTCTTTACCGGTAA